From one Flavobacteriales bacterium genomic stretch:
- the dut gene encoding dUTP diphosphatase, producing the protein MTATTSEGLAIRIINKGKHPLPSYATTHSAGMDLRANLVAPIVLAPGQRALIPTGLILELPEGTEAQVRPRSGLAFKHGVTVLNAPGTIDADYRGEVGVLLINHGQLPFEVKDGERVAQLVFAPCLRATLLESADLRATERGAGGFGHTGTR; encoded by the coding sequence ATGACTGCGACCACTTCGGAAGGACTTGCCATCCGCATCATCAACAAAGGCAAGCACCCCCTCCCCTCTTACGCCACCACTCACAGCGCTGGCATGGACCTCCGCGCCAATCTCGTGGCGCCTATCGTTCTGGCTCCGGGCCAACGGGCGCTCATCCCCACCGGCCTCATCCTCGAACTCCCCGAAGGCACCGAGGCCCAGGTGCGTCCACGCAGTGGGCTGGCCTTCAAGCACGGGGTCACGGTATTGAACGCGCCGGGCACCATCGACGCAGACTACCGCGGCGAGGTCGGCGTGCTGCTGATCAATCATGGGCAGCTGCCCTTCGAGGTGAAGGATGGGGAGCGCGTGGCGCAGTTGGTCTTCGCCCCATGCCTGCGGGCCACTTTGCTGGAAAGTGCGGACCTTCGCGCCACTGAACGCGGAGCGGGCGGCTTCGGGCATACCGGCACCCGCTGA
- a CDS encoding NTP transferase domain-containing protein → MKIIVPMAGMGKRMRPHTHTTAKPLLPIAGKPIVQRLVEDLAAVAGEPVEEVAYVVHPSFGVKVEEELMAIATAIGAKGSIHYQEVALGTAHAILCAEKALSGRVIVAFADTLFRAQLKLDKDCDGVIWVNKVEDPRPFGVVKLDGEGIITEFVEKPQTFVSDLAIIGIYYFADGERLRNEMQWLIDNDVKDKGEYQLTNAMENMKRKGARFKAGSVDVWMDCGNKNAMVDTNTKVLGFLKDAPGLVSPKARLNGSLVISPCFIGENVTLVNSIIGPNVSLEPGALVENSVVRNSILRGDSRVLDAVIDNSMIGQRAQVTGRAMDLSLSDDSTVS, encoded by the coding sequence ATGAAGATCATCGTCCCTATGGCGGGCATGGGCAAGCGGATGCGTCCGCACACCCACACCACCGCCAAGCCCTTGCTGCCCATCGCGGGCAAGCCCATCGTGCAACGCCTCGTGGAGGATCTGGCCGCCGTGGCCGGTGAGCCTGTGGAAGAGGTCGCCTACGTGGTGCATCCCTCCTTCGGCGTAAAGGTCGAGGAAGAGCTCATGGCCATCGCCACGGCCATCGGCGCCAAAGGCAGCATCCATTACCAGGAGGTGGCGCTCGGAACGGCGCATGCCATCCTCTGCGCGGAGAAAGCGCTCAGCGGCCGCGTGATCGTGGCCTTCGCCGATACGCTCTTCCGCGCGCAGCTCAAGCTCGACAAGGACTGCGATGGCGTGATCTGGGTGAACAAGGTCGAGGACCCCAGGCCCTTCGGCGTGGTGAAGCTCGATGGCGAAGGCATCATCACCGAGTTCGTGGAGAAGCCGCAGACCTTCGTGAGCGACCTGGCCATCATCGGCATCTACTATTTCGCCGATGGCGAGCGCCTCCGCAACGAGATGCAGTGGCTCATCGACAACGATGTGAAGGACAAGGGCGAGTACCAGCTCACCAACGCCATGGAGAACATGAAGCGCAAGGGCGCGCGCTTCAAGGCCGGCAGCGTGGATGTGTGGATGGACTGCGGCAACAAGAACGCGATGGTGGATACCAACACCAAGGTGCTCGGCTTCCTGAAGGATGCACCCGGGCTGGTGAGCCCCAAGGCGAGGCTCAACGGCAGCCTGGTGATCTCGCCCTGCTTCATCGGCGAGAACGTGACGCTGGTGAACAGCATCATCGGGCCGAACGTTTCCCTGGAGCCCGGCGCGCTTGTTGAGAACAGCGTGGTGCGCAATTCGATCCTGCGCGGCGATTCGCGTGTACTGGACGCCGTGATCGACAACAGCATGATCGGGCAGCGCGCGCAAGTGACCGGCAGGGCCATGGACCTCAGCCTGAGCGACGATAGCACCGTTTCCTGA